AACAGCTTGAATCCATGTACCGGACTTATGCGGAAGAAATGATGCAGACCCAGCAGCAAATTATGATGGTGAAGCAAAATATTGATCAGTACGTCAACATGGTCAAGAACACCATACGCCTGCCCTTTGCCATTAAAAACAGTGTGATTAGAGACTTTAAACAATTGGCGTCTCTTACCATGGGATTACGTGAAACAGTTGCAGATATTGATGTACTTGGTGGAGTTTATCATGCCGCTTATCCAAATTTCAACTCAGCTAAAGAACTGGTTGGTCTTCCAGCCAGTGAAGTGAATCCCCAGTATTACGAATACTACAGCAAATGGTCCGGTCGAGTAGATGAAGCGACCGAGGCCACTTTTAAACTCTCCGGGCAGCAGCTCAAGGAAATCAGTGAGTCAGAAGAATTTGATTCATACATAGATGATCTCTTGAGCACCCCGGAAGGACGCATGCAGGCATTAGAAGCTGCCAACCAACTCTCTTCCATCCAAATTTCAGAGATGCGAAAGCTGCGCGCCCTCATGGCTATGCATATCCAGAATCAGGCGCAGATCCAGCAGAAGAAGGAGAAGATTGATCAGATTCAGGAACTGAATAGTAGAAGCTACTTCGAAAACGATCTCGCTAAAAGAACCCAAGCTCTAATTGATAAACTTGGAGAGTAGAATGGACTTGATATTTATTTTTCTTCTTTCTTTATCTTATCTAGTCGTTGTTGGACTTCATCTAAAAGATGTTGTGCATCTTCTTGAATTTCTGCTTCAGAAAATGCGGCTTTGTCCTGCTCAACTTT
The sequence above is a segment of the Marinifilum sp. JC120 genome. Coding sequences within it:
- the trbJ gene encoding P-type conjugative transfer protein TrbJ, with product QLESMYRTYAEEMMQTQQQIMMVKQNIDQYVNMVKNTIRLPFAIKNSVIRDFKQLASLTMGLRETVADIDVLGGVYHAAYPNFNSAKELVGLPASEVNPQYYEYYSKWSGRVDEATEATFKLSGQQLKEISESEEFDSYIDDLLSTPEGRMQALEAANQLSSIQISEMRKLRALMAMHIQNQAQIQQKKEKIDQIQELNSRSYFENDLAKRTQALIDKLGE